In Xanthomonas sacchari, a genomic segment contains:
- a CDS encoding PDR/VanB family oxidoreductase, which yields MRKDTQWTTARVVAIATPCQDVREIVLDPGNAGRPFTVGSHLGVRVRIGDAWDERSYSLVGEPAADGHYRIAVRAVPDSRGGSRAMWALAPGADLEISAPNNHFALDETAEHIVLVAGGIGITPILGMAQRLARGRIPFRLLYAGRSRASMAYLDHLQDLLGERLQLFCPEHLGQLDLAAQIAQWPRNADVYACGPLPLLDELRQRWRDDGRARARLHFETFGNSGSAPAQPFVVQVPALGKTVQVAENQSLLDALSAAGVEVMADCRRGECGLCVVEVLEAAAPLDHRDVFLSDEQRHSNRKLCACVSRALGGSLSIDTGYRADAF from the coding sequence ATGCGCAAAGACACCCAGTGGACCACCGCCCGCGTCGTCGCCATCGCCACGCCCTGCCAGGACGTGCGCGAGATCGTGCTCGACCCGGGCAACGCCGGCCGCCCGTTCACCGTGGGCAGCCACCTCGGCGTGCGCGTGCGTATCGGCGACGCCTGGGACGAACGCTCCTATTCGCTGGTCGGCGAACCCGCGGCCGACGGCCACTACCGCATCGCGGTGCGCGCGGTGCCCGACAGCCGCGGCGGTTCGCGGGCGATGTGGGCGCTGGCGCCGGGCGCGGACCTGGAGATCTCCGCACCCAACAACCACTTCGCGCTGGACGAAACCGCCGAGCACATCGTCCTGGTCGCCGGCGGCATCGGCATCACCCCGATCCTGGGCATGGCGCAGCGGCTGGCGCGCGGACGCATTCCGTTCCGCCTGCTCTACGCCGGCCGCAGCCGCGCCAGCATGGCCTACCTGGACCACCTGCAGGACCTGCTCGGCGAGCGCCTGCAGCTGTTCTGCCCGGAACATCTGGGCCAGCTCGACCTGGCCGCGCAGATCGCGCAGTGGCCGCGCAACGCCGACGTCTACGCCTGCGGCCCGCTGCCGCTGCTGGACGAACTGCGGCAGCGTTGGCGCGACGACGGCCGTGCCCGCGCGCGCCTGCACTTCGAGACCTTCGGCAACAGCGGCAGCGCGCCGGCGCAACCGTTCGTGGTGCAGGTGCCGGCACTGGGCAAGACCGTGCAGGTCGCCGAGAACCAGTCGCTGCTGGATGCGCTGAGCGCGGCCGGCGTGGAGGTCATGGCCGATTGCCGCCGCGGCGAATGCGGCCTGTGCGTGGTCGAGGTGCTGGAGGCCGCCGCACCGCTGGACCATCGCGACGTGTTCCTCAGCGACGAACAGCGCCACAGCAACCGCAAGCTGTGCGCCTGCGTCTCGCGCGCGCTCGGCGGCAGCCTCAGCATCGACACCGGCTACCGCGCCGACGCGTTCTGA
- a CDS encoding GntR family transcriptional regulator has product MSAAHPFRSSAAQTTRALLELRELILAGALPAGERLSEIALVERLGASRTPVRAALQRLAEEGLVQPLRGGGYAVQAFDEADVDDAIELRGTLEGLAARRAAERGAEPALLAQAQALLARIDAVLATRPLSEDAFAGYVDCNAQLHALLFEMAGSALLSREFARVTQLPFASPSSFVLERGQAATVLSIAQDQHRQVLDAIVRREGARAEALMREHARLAQRNAHHALHDHNALGQIPGIRLLRRHPPA; this is encoded by the coding sequence ATGTCCGCCGCGCATCCGTTCCGCTCCAGCGCCGCGCAGACCACCCGCGCCCTGCTGGAATTGCGCGAGCTGATCCTGGCCGGCGCGCTGCCCGCCGGCGAACGCCTGTCCGAGATCGCCCTGGTGGAGCGCCTGGGCGCCTCGCGCACGCCGGTGCGCGCCGCCCTGCAGCGGCTGGCCGAGGAAGGCCTGGTGCAGCCGTTGCGCGGCGGCGGCTACGCGGTCCAGGCATTCGACGAGGCCGATGTGGACGACGCCATCGAATTGCGCGGCACTCTCGAGGGCCTGGCCGCGCGCCGCGCCGCCGAGCGTGGCGCCGAGCCGGCCTTGCTGGCGCAGGCGCAGGCGCTGCTGGCGCGGATCGACGCGGTGCTGGCGACGCGACCGCTGAGCGAGGACGCCTTCGCCGGCTACGTTGACTGCAACGCGCAGCTGCACGCGCTGCTGTTCGAGATGGCCGGCAGCGCACTGCTGTCGCGCGAGTTCGCGCGGGTGACGCAACTGCCGTTCGCCTCGCCCAGCAGCTTCGTGCTCGAGCGCGGCCAGGCCGCCACCGTGCTGTCGATCGCGCAGGACCAGCACCGCCAGGTGCTGGACGCGATCGTGCGCCGCGAAGGCGCGCGCGCCGAAGCGTTGATGCGCGAGCACGCGCGGCTGGCGCAGCGCAACGCCCACCATGCCCTGCACGACCACAACGCGCTGGGACAGATCCCCGGCATCCGCCTGCTGCGGCGACACCCACCCGCCTAA